The following are encoded in a window of Nitrospirota bacterium genomic DNA:
- a CDS encoding MBL fold metallo-hydrolase, with product MVLYGIVVGPLQVNCFILADGKTKEAVVIDPGDDAQEILKIIKDEGLKVKYIVNTHGHFDHIGANKALKDATGAELLIHEDDAPMMGSATMQARAFGMSTISSPEADRYVKQGDIITAGEVSLKVLHTPGHSPGGICLLEQGVVFTGDTLFAGSIGRSDLMGGDLPTLLLSIKTNLMTLPDDTKVYCGHGPASTIGEERNENPFLNRQSGFE from the coding sequence ATGGTATTGTACGGGATCGTCGTAGGCCCTCTCCAGGTGAACTGCTTTATCCTTGCGGATGGGAAGACCAAAGAAGCCGTGGTCATCGATCCGGGTGACGATGCTCAGGAGATACTGAAGATCATCAAGGACGAGGGTCTGAAGGTCAAATACATCGTGAACACCCACGGCCACTTCGATCACATCGGCGCGAACAAGGCGCTCAAGGATGCCACGGGCGCGGAATTGCTCATCCACGAAGACGACGCGCCGATGATGGGTTCAGCAACAATGCAAGCCCGCGCATTCGGCATGAGCACCATATCCTCGCCCGAAGCAGACCGGTATGTGAAGCAGGGCGATATCATCACCGCGGGCGAAGTATCTCTCAAGGTCCTGCACACACCCGGTCATTCTCCGGGCGGCATCTGCCTGCTTGAACAGGGGGTGGTTTTTACCGGCGACACGCTCTTTGCCGGCTCCATCGGCAGGTCGGACCTGATGGGGGGAGATCTGCCGACCCTACTCCTCTCGATAAAGACGAACCTCATGACCCTGCCGGACGATACCAAGGTCTATTGCGGCCACGGTCCCGCTTCCACCATCGGTGAAGAGCGGAACGAGAACCCGTT